The proteins below are encoded in one region of Holophagaceae bacterium:
- a CDS encoding 4Fe-4S dicluster domain-containing protein — translation MPAAGITLGTCGLSISSLSGEEDKKLEPPSEKNNYAMAVDIHKCIGCGRCAYACKKENKVSDDPHTMRTWVERYVIPVEGDAMVDSPNGGIDGFPDLPETSNVLKSFFVPKLCNHCSNPPCVQVCPVGATFQTKDGVVLVDEKYCVGCRYCIQACPYGARYMHPEKHVADKCTFCYHRIAKGLVPACVEVCPTQARVFGDLNKQSSPIRRFLRFNAIKALKQELNTRPKVFYANADLEVR, via the coding sequence ATGCCCGCCGCGGGCATCACACTCGGAACCTGCGGACTGTCCATCAGCTCCCTCAGCGGGGAGGAGGACAAGAAGCTGGAGCCCCCTTCGGAAAAGAACAATTACGCCATGGCCGTGGATATCCACAAATGCATCGGCTGCGGCCGCTGCGCCTACGCCTGCAAGAAGGAAAACAAGGTCTCGGACGATCCCCACACCATGCGGACCTGGGTCGAGCGCTATGTGATTCCGGTGGAGGGGGATGCCATGGTCGACTCCCCGAACGGGGGCATCGACGGGTTTCCGGATCTGCCCGAGACCAGCAATGTGCTGAAGAGCTTCTTCGTGCCCAAGCTCTGCAACCACTGCTCGAATCCGCCCTGTGTCCAGGTCTGCCCCGTGGGGGCGACCTTCCAGACCAAGGACGGCGTGGTGCTCGTGGACGAGAAATATTGCGTGGGTTGCCGCTATTGCATCCAGGCCTGTCCCTATGGCGCCCGCTACATGCATCCCGAAAAACACGTCGCCGACAAATGCACCTTCTGCTACCACCGCATCGCCAAGGGCCTGGTCCCCGCCTGCGTGGAAGTCTGCCCGACCCAGGCTCGGGTGTTCGGCGATCTGAACAAGCAGAGCAGTCCCATCCGGCGGTTCCTCAGGTTCAACGCGATCAAGGCGCTGAAGCAGGAGCTCAATACGCGGCCGAAGGTCTTCTATGCCAACGCCGATTTGGAGGTCAGGTAA
- the nrfD gene encoding polysulfide reductase NrfD, producing MLEPFNGYIYPNEYFLQWELLIVLYPYLTGLVAGAFILASLERVFHVKALLPVYRLALLSALAFLIAAPLPLMAHLGHPERALEMLVTPHTASAMAMFGFVYAWYLLVVLLLEIWFDYRADIVHLSNTKTGVMKYVYKILTLGATDVSPEALRFDEKAGRLITIIGIPSAFMLHGYVGFIFGSIKANPWWSSVLMPIVFLFSAIVSGMAAVLLIYMVASWARWKPIDMACVNKLAEFLLYAMLVDFTLEILDFIHRLYESEESIHILSQLISDRLFISLIITQVLIGGLLPLFGILVGRYGKFPDEMRKMLYFLVGILIQVGIFSMRWNVVIGGQMFSKSLRGLTIYKVHLMGIEGLLVSIGFLILPLAVLFVLLRLLPPWLNEKQEEEAVPVA from the coding sequence ATGCTGGAGCCATTCAACGGGTACATCTACCCGAATGAATACTTCCTGCAGTGGGAATTGCTGATCGTTCTCTATCCCTACCTCACGGGACTCGTCGCGGGAGCCTTCATCCTGGCCTCCCTGGAGCGCGTCTTCCACGTGAAGGCGCTCCTGCCGGTGTACCGGCTGGCCTTGCTCAGCGCCCTGGCCTTCCTGATCGCGGCGCCCCTGCCCCTGATGGCGCATCTGGGGCATCCGGAACGGGCCCTGGAGATGCTCGTCACGCCGCACACGGCCTCGGCCATGGCGATGTTCGGCTTCGTCTACGCCTGGTACCTGCTGGTGGTCCTGCTCCTGGAGATCTGGTTCGATTACCGGGCCGATATCGTCCATCTTTCCAATACGAAGACCGGGGTCATGAAGTATGTGTACAAAATCCTGACGCTGGGCGCCACCGACGTCTCCCCGGAGGCCTTGCGGTTCGACGAAAAGGCCGGCCGCCTGATCACCATCATCGGCATCCCGTCGGCCTTCATGCTCCACGGCTACGTGGGATTCATCTTCGGTTCCATCAAGGCCAATCCGTGGTGGAGTTCGGTGCTGATGCCCATCGTGTTCCTGTTCTCGGCCATCGTATCGGGGATGGCGGCGGTGCTGCTCATCTACATGGTCGCGTCCTGGGCCCGCTGGAAGCCCATCGACATGGCCTGCGTGAACAAGCTGGCGGAATTCCTGCTGTACGCGATGCTGGTGGATTTCACCCTGGAAATCCTCGACTTCATCCACCGGCTTTATGAATCGGAAGAATCCATCCACATCCTCTCGCAGCTTATCTCGGACCGGCTGTTCATCAGCCTGATCATCACGCAGGTGTTGATCGGCGGACTGCTGCCGCTGTTCGGAATCCTGGTGGGCCGCTACGGGAAATTCCCCGACGAGATGCGCAAGATGCTCTATTTCCTGGTGGGGATCCTGATCCAGGTCGGCATTTTCAGCATGAGATGGAATGTGGTCATCGGGGGCCAGATGTTCTCGAAGAGCCTGCGCGGCCTCACCATCTACAAAGTCCATTTGATGGGCATCGAGGGGCTCCTGGTGTCCATCGGATTCCTGATCCTGCCCCTGGCGGTCCTGTTCGTGCTGCTCAGGCTGCTGCCGCCCTGGCTCAACGAAAAACAAGAAGAAGAGGCCGTTCCGGTCGCCTGA
- a CDS encoding NAD(P) transhydrogenase subunit alpha has protein sequence MGALFVFMLASFIGIMVIQRVSRLLHTPLMSLTNAISAIAVVGAIIVSAGKDYPPYIVALGLVAIICSTTNIVSGFLITDRMLKMFKKQGGAGK, from the coding sequence ATGGGCGCCCTGTTCGTGTTCATGCTGGCCAGCTTCATCGGGATCATGGTCATCCAGCGGGTGTCCCGGCTGCTGCACACGCCGCTCATGAGCCTCACCAACGCCATCTCCGCCATCGCGGTGGTGGGCGCCATCATCGTGTCGGCGGGAAAGGACTATCCGCCCTACATCGTGGCCCTGGGCCTGGTCGCCATCATCTGCTCGACCACCAACATCGTGAGCGGCTTCCTCATCACGGACCGCATGCTGAAGATGTTCAAGAAGCAGGGCGGGGCCGGCAAATGA
- a CDS encoding NAD(P)(+) transhydrogenase (Re/Si-specific) subunit beta — protein sequence MNPENLVQLLYLISTALFIMSLKWMSDPATARKGVFSGVAAMLLAVVGTLAGVSITGGTHYWWILGAFILGSAIGYPLAQVPLTAVPQRTALSHAFGGLAAGLVGTAKYFLYFGRGDAPSLSPFIMVALVAEILLGFLTFTGSLMAAGKLQEVKWIPQRPVTYPLQNVGNIGLLIVAVGLGLALILNPLAGWAPYAFMGVILLALAFGVLMILPIGGADMPTVISILNAYAGLSAVAMGFVLNNKLLIIAGALDGSSGLILSIIMCKAMNRSFANVLFGAFGQAPQASAAGEAKAYKSDTTESAAQVLGQANLVVIVPGYGLAVAQAQHKVRELYDLLKKNGVTVKFAIHPVAGRMPGHMNVLLAEAEIPYDDLVEMDVINGDMPQADVALIIGANDVVNPAARSDKSSPIFGMPIIDADRARAVYAIKRSKNPGFAGIDNELYFLDKTFMLFGDAKAVVGELARHLADEGGGH from the coding sequence ATGAACCCCGAAAACCTCGTCCAGCTCCTATACCTCATTTCGACGGCCCTGTTCATCATGTCGCTCAAGTGGATGAGCGATCCAGCCACCGCCCGGAAAGGGGTTTTCTCGGGCGTGGCGGCCATGCTACTTGCGGTCGTGGGCACCTTGGCGGGTGTCTCCATCACGGGCGGAACCCATTATTGGTGGATTCTCGGCGCCTTCATCCTGGGTTCCGCGATCGGTTATCCGCTTGCCCAGGTCCCCTTGACCGCGGTTCCGCAACGGACGGCGCTTTCCCATGCTTTCGGCGGGTTGGCGGCGGGCCTTGTGGGCACCGCGAAATATTTCCTCTATTTTGGCCGGGGGGACGCGCCCTCGCTATCGCCCTTCATCATGGTGGCGCTGGTGGCGGAGATCCTGCTTGGCTTCCTGACCTTTACCGGTTCGTTGATGGCCGCAGGAAAGCTGCAGGAGGTGAAATGGATCCCCCAGCGGCCCGTGACCTATCCGCTGCAGAATGTCGGCAACATCGGCCTGCTGATCGTGGCCGTGGGGCTGGGGCTGGCGCTGATTCTGAACCCGCTGGCGGGCTGGGCCCCCTATGCCTTCATGGGCGTCATCCTTCTGGCTTTGGCCTTCGGCGTCCTCATGATCCTGCCCATCGGCGGCGCGGACATGCCGACGGTCATCTCGATCCTGAATGCCTATGCGGGCCTTTCCGCGGTCGCCATGGGCTTCGTGCTCAACAACAAGCTGCTGATCATCGCGGGCGCCCTGGATGGCAGCTCCGGCCTGATCCTGTCGATCATCATGTGCAAGGCCATGAACCGTTCCTTTGCGAATGTCCTGTTCGGCGCCTTCGGCCAGGCTCCGCAGGCCAGCGCGGCAGGCGAAGCGAAGGCCTACAAGAGCGACACCACCGAGAGCGCCGCGCAGGTGCTCGGCCAGGCCAACCTCGTGGTCATCGTCCCCGGCTACGGCCTGGCGGTGGCCCAGGCCCAGCACAAGGTCCGCGAGCTCTATGACCTGCTGAAAAAGAACGGCGTCACAGTCAAATTCGCGATCCATCCGGTGGCCGGCCGCATGCCGGGGCACATGAACGTGCTGCTGGCCGAGGCCGAGATTCCCTATGACGACCTGGTGGAAATGGACGTCATCAACGGGGACATGCCCCAGGCCGACGTGGCGCTCATCATCGGCGCCAACGACGTGGTCAACCCCGCCGCCCGCTCCGACAAGAGCAGCCCGATCTTCGGCATGCCGATCATCGACGCAGACAGGGCTCGGGCCGTCTACGCCATCAAGCGCTCCAAGAACCCGGGCTTCGCCGGCATCGACAACGAGCTCTACTTCCTCGACAAGACCTTCATGCTGTTCGGGGACGCCAAAGCAGTCGTGGGCGAACTGGCCAGGCATCTCGCGGATGAGGGCGGAGGGCACTAG
- a CDS encoding DUF2339 domain-containing protein, whose product MEKPRRNMEDFLGTQLFLKAGVAILVIGVVFAMGLVFQRMGPLGKILMGYLGALAMLGGGLFAERRPTYMTFGRAIIAGAWGILYFVTYAGGFIEASKVFPNQSAAIIALLVAAAAAVAFSLRYRNEWTTTSAFLLIFLGLGTAAWELQPTFNLTSTLIVALAMAVLVWRTGWVRLLGFGVPATWGTLTFWIIRRPSLAADASLLITLLLCWAAFQLVLVFFDGDEDRERWIGLSQIGNFLGGFGLCLHQTLHEGRPWIWAAGFGLANLLVAWAYQRRGRRTMYLLAATEAFAALALVTPLRLGWKHHLTPVYRLLGIEMLLVGGIVLKEKYFRRIAYGAFCFTLLDILITKLDPALGMGRTLLLATASGLWLLNAGLLRTFWKETCEAAHEIPIAPYFFSAAGTFLLGLFIWFEIPVRNLGSAYALLALLWLALGWLKGQRDTLAEAPVLGFVALGSAIYALVSIPGEPGTVMARWAGAGGTALLLGAGSALARRKPHEDVPEEVAPSITAFFGYLGVIATWALLFRELPVALVGTGFGILAMALMGIAAIGKFKDVATSAFFTLAAALLILLLKPVPSGPPLWHVTLHGWSLLSVSAAAFAIEAIVRFSKDETFLSESAWTAARRFAALSGFVLLLVAAYTELPLAWRATGFAALAVVYFGIALWRGHKDRARGALVLFGFALVLLYAEPAPATPGLWHISHRGWSLLGVGAMAFILECLIRRPASEALFTKTIRNWAMYAVSIPGLLLGCLALYTEAPTPWIAVSFGVAAIGYLLLGIRWCHKDRAYEAYLLLIFGLLTLIAKPASPQVGWFHLGIRSWTLMGLGATAFILEFISRRDGAREVLGEKWRQEPILFTSLVGLVLAVLVLFIEVPDAWLAVTMSGLAVLHLGLGMLWSHRERALASFGLMGLALVLLWVKPASTITLWGAITLHGWTLLGVALAAFLSEAMIRIPAAQRVLNERERQGALWFHSLSGLTLMVCAVWTEVPDPWVAPALAFLSLLLLGIGLLLGFKEQVRGSIIVGMVTLIALREFGFQAHGTWFHVEYRAWNLGILATLALTQEWILGAWTTATEKLDEQTVEAGTIFNSLVGMGLLILLAVFEFKPLWVPGSLMAFGLLWMVWARKRPSILHGAEALIFASSSLGCVVAMVAQIWMVPGQIQGFSERILAVCLALVLAYLVHREIHGAVVEEKREDLQLRDLIPGLEGYGNILLIATTSILAIFIKTEAIEQHRDQLVPILWGALALAHFERGRALERSTWPFLGHALMGAGLIHSLLVNLAMDQVAMGLSLRLWACLPLLGAMAVVYGLWNRFHQGVIDGDHEWLRNSYLYAAQFVLGAVLFYEVRRPYVLTAWAIQGALTLFIGAWKQDTHWLRAALLLACASTLRAFGQNFFHWDAFVPSGENLVAIPVACAALLSGYVRLRLANPRAEEDGIEGTQTELFAGRHRMPWFIMQAVLLAAFIWQEATGTSLTVWATLFGFGMVGLGFAVRERLARLLGLGILSACTLKLFIWDLRGLQGLPRVASFIALGVVLITVSFVYTRFKDRLESLL is encoded by the coding sequence GTGGAAAAGCCGCGGCGCAACATGGAGGACTTCCTCGGGACCCAGCTTTTCCTCAAAGCGGGGGTCGCCATCCTGGTGATCGGCGTGGTCTTCGCCATGGGCCTGGTGTTCCAGCGCATGGGGCCCCTTGGAAAGATCCTCATGGGCTACCTGGGCGCTCTCGCCATGCTCGGCGGGGGACTGTTCGCGGAGCGGAGACCCACCTACATGACCTTCGGCAGGGCGATCATCGCCGGGGCCTGGGGCATCCTGTATTTCGTCACCTACGCGGGCGGCTTCATCGAAGCCAGCAAGGTCTTTCCCAACCAGTCCGCGGCCATCATTGCGCTGCTTGTCGCCGCCGCTGCAGCCGTCGCCTTCTCGCTGCGCTACCGAAATGAGTGGACCACCACCTCGGCCTTCCTGCTCATCTTTCTGGGCCTCGGAACGGCGGCCTGGGAACTGCAGCCCACCTTCAATCTCACCAGCACGCTCATCGTGGCGCTCGCCATGGCAGTCCTGGTCTGGCGCACCGGATGGGTGCGCTTATTGGGTTTTGGCGTCCCGGCCACTTGGGGCACGCTCACTTTCTGGATCATCCGCCGCCCCAGCCTCGCCGCCGATGCCAGCCTGCTCATCACGCTGCTGCTGTGCTGGGCTGCCTTCCAGCTCGTACTCGTCTTCTTTGATGGGGACGAGGACCGGGAGCGCTGGATCGGCCTTTCCCAGATCGGCAACTTTCTCGGCGGTTTCGGCCTCTGCCTGCACCAGACCTTGCATGAGGGACGTCCCTGGATCTGGGCAGCCGGATTCGGCCTGGCGAATCTCCTGGTCGCCTGGGCCTACCAGCGCCGCGGACGCCGCACCATGTACCTGCTGGCGGCCACGGAGGCTTTCGCGGCCCTGGCGTTGGTGACCCCGCTCAGACTGGGCTGGAAGCATCACCTGACCCCGGTCTACCGACTCCTCGGCATCGAGATGCTCCTGGTGGGAGGCATCGTCCTGAAGGAAAAATATTTCCGGCGGATCGCCTACGGCGCGTTCTGCTTCACGCTCCTGGACATCCTCATCACCAAGCTCGATCCGGCCCTCGGCATGGGCAGAACCCTGTTGCTGGCGACGGCATCCGGTCTCTGGCTCCTCAACGCGGGCCTGCTCAGGACCTTCTGGAAAGAGACCTGCGAAGCGGCCCACGAGATCCCCATCGCTCCCTACTTCTTCAGCGCTGCAGGCACCTTCCTGCTGGGTCTCTTCATCTGGTTCGAGATTCCGGTCCGGAACTTGGGCAGCGCCTACGCCCTCCTGGCCCTGTTGTGGCTGGCTCTGGGATGGCTGAAAGGGCAGCGGGACACCCTTGCCGAAGCGCCCGTCCTGGGCTTCGTGGCGCTCGGCTCCGCCATCTATGCCTTGGTCTCCATTCCAGGAGAGCCCGGAACTGTCATGGCGCGCTGGGCAGGTGCGGGGGGCACCGCCCTGTTGCTGGGTGCCGGTAGCGCCCTGGCCCGCAGGAAACCCCATGAGGATGTCCCTGAAGAGGTAGCCCCATCCATTACGGCGTTCTTCGGATATCTCGGCGTGATCGCGACTTGGGCCTTGCTCTTCCGTGAACTTCCGGTGGCCTTGGTGGGCACGGGCTTCGGAATCCTGGCGATGGCCCTCATGGGCATCGCCGCCATTGGAAAATTCAAGGACGTCGCCACTTCGGCCTTCTTCACCTTGGCCGCGGCGCTGCTAATCCTTCTGCTCAAACCCGTGCCATCAGGCCCGCCCCTCTGGCACGTCACCCTCCATGGGTGGTCGCTGCTGAGCGTGTCCGCCGCCGCCTTTGCCATCGAAGCGATCGTCAGGTTCTCCAAGGACGAGACGTTTCTCTCCGAATCAGCCTGGACGGCCGCCCGCAGGTTCGCCGCGCTTTCCGGGTTCGTGCTGCTGCTGGTCGCGGCCTACACCGAGCTGCCCTTGGCCTGGCGGGCCACCGGCTTCGCGGCCCTTGCCGTGGTCTATTTCGGGATCGCCCTCTGGCGGGGCCACAAAGACCGCGCCAGAGGCGCCCTGGTCCTCTTCGGGTTCGCCCTGGTCCTGCTCTACGCAGAGCCAGCCCCCGCAACGCCCGGTTTGTGGCACATCAGCCACCGCGGGTGGTCTTTATTGGGTGTCGGCGCGATGGCCTTCATACTGGAGTGCCTGATCCGCAGGCCCGCCTCTGAGGCTCTGTTCACAAAGACAATACGGAACTGGGCGATGTATGCCGTGAGCATCCCCGGGCTCTTGCTTGGATGCCTCGCGCTCTATACCGAGGCCCCCACTCCGTGGATCGCGGTCTCCTTCGGCGTCGCAGCCATCGGCTACCTCCTTTTGGGCATCCGCTGGTGCCACAAGGACCGAGCCTATGAGGCTTACCTGTTGCTGATCTTCGGGCTCCTCACCCTGATCGCCAAGCCCGCCTCGCCGCAAGTGGGGTGGTTCCACCTCGGCATCCGTTCCTGGACGCTCATGGGCCTTGGGGCCACTGCCTTCATTCTGGAATTCATCTCCCGCCGGGATGGCGCCAGGGAGGTTCTGGGCGAAAAATGGAGGCAGGAACCCATCCTGTTCACGAGCCTCGTGGGGCTTGTGCTGGCCGTCCTCGTCCTTTTCATCGAGGTCCCCGATGCATGGCTCGCCGTGACAATGTCAGGTTTAGCCGTGCTCCATCTGGGCCTCGGGATGCTCTGGTCCCATCGGGAGCGAGCGCTCGCCTCCTTTGGCCTCATGGGGTTGGCCTTGGTGCTGCTCTGGGTCAAACCAGCCTCCACCATCACACTGTGGGGGGCCATCACGCTCCATGGCTGGACTCTGTTGGGGGTGGCCCTGGCTGCCTTCCTTTCCGAAGCCATGATCAGAATCCCCGCGGCTCAACGCGTGCTCAACGAGCGCGAACGGCAGGGCGCGCTCTGGTTTCATTCTCTCTCGGGCCTAACGCTTATGGTCTGCGCCGTCTGGACCGAAGTTCCTGATCCCTGGGTGGCACCGGCCTTGGCCTTCCTCTCGCTGCTTCTGCTGGGCATCGGCCTGTTGCTGGGTTTCAAGGAGCAGGTCCGGGGCTCGATCATCGTCGGGATGGTCACCCTCATCGCCCTGCGAGAGTTTGGCTTCCAAGCCCATGGGACCTGGTTCCACGTCGAGTATCGCGCCTGGAACCTGGGCATCTTGGCGACCCTGGCATTGACCCAAGAGTGGATCCTGGGCGCCTGGACCACTGCCACCGAAAAGCTCGACGAGCAGACCGTGGAAGCAGGAACGATCTTCAATAGCTTGGTCGGAATGGGCCTTCTGATCCTCCTGGCCGTGTTCGAATTCAAGCCTCTCTGGGTACCCGGCTCGCTCATGGCCTTCGGCCTGCTCTGGATGGTCTGGGCCCGCAAGCGCCCGTCCATTCTGCATGGCGCGGAGGCGCTGATTTTCGCATCGTCCTCCCTTGGCTGTGTGGTCGCGATGGTGGCCCAGATTTGGATGGTCCCAGGCCAGATCCAGGGCTTCTCCGAGCGCATCCTGGCGGTGTGCCTGGCCCTCGTTCTGGCGTACCTCGTCCACCGGGAAATTCATGGAGCCGTGGTCGAAGAGAAACGGGAAGACCTCCAGCTCCGGGACCTCATCCCGGGCCTGGAAGGCTATGGCAACATCCTACTGATCGCGACAACCTCCATCCTTGCCATCTTCATCAAGACCGAAGCCATTGAACAGCATAGGGACCAGCTCGTCCCCATCCTGTGGGGCGCACTGGCGCTGGCCCACTTCGAGCGCGGACGCGCCCTGGAGCGCTCCACCTGGCCTTTCCTCGGCCATGCCCTGATGGGGGCCGGACTGATCCATAGCCTGCTGGTCAACCTGGCCATGGATCAGGTGGCCATGGGCCTCAGCCTGCGCCTGTGGGCGTGCCTACCCCTCCTTGGGGCCATGGCCGTCGTCTATGGCCTCTGGAACCGGTTCCACCAGGGCGTGATCGATGGCGACCACGAATGGCTGCGAAATTCCTACCTCTACGCCGCCCAGTTTGTCCTGGGTGCGGTGCTGTTCTACGAGGTGAGGCGGCCCTACGTGTTGACCGCCTGGGCCATCCAGGGGGCGCTCACGCTTTTCATCGGCGCCTGGAAGCAGGACACCCATTGGCTCCGGGCAGCCCTGCTCTTGGCCTGTGCCAGCACCTTGCGCGCTTTCGGCCAGAACTTCTTCCACTGGGATGCCTTCGTGCCCAGCGGCGAGAATCTCGTGGCCATCCCGGTCGCATGCGCAGCCCTCCTGTCCGGCTATGTCCGCCTGAGGCTCGCGAATCCGCGCGCGGAGGAGGATGGAATCGAAGGGACCCAAACCGAGTTGTTCGCCGGACGGCACCGCATGCCCTGGTTCATCATGCAGGCCGTTCTCCTTGCCGCGTTCATCTGGCAGGAAGCGACCGGAACCTCCCTGACGGTCTGGGCGACGCTCTTCGGGTTCGGAATGGTGGGCCTGGGCTTCGCCGTTCGGGAACGCTTGGCGCGGCTGCTCGGCCTGGGCATCCTCTCGGCCTGCACCCTCAAGCTCTTCATCTGGGATTTGCGCGGCCTCCAAGGCCTCCCACGCGTGGCTTCGTTCATCGCCCTCGGCGTGGTGCTGATCACCGTCAGCTTCGTCTACACACGGTTCAAGGACCGCCTGGAAAGCCTGCTCTAG
- a CDS encoding CBS domain-containing protein — MKRVDQLLREKGSDFWSVAPGATVFTALELMAEKNIGAVLVMEGDRLTGIFSERDYARKVALAGRSSKDLTVQQIMTPKVVCVRPEQSIEECMALMSDKHIRHLPVIEGDQVVGVISVGDVVKSVISEQGFIITQLEHYITGSH; from the coding sequence ATGAAACGTGTCGACCAACTCCTCCGCGAAAAGGGGTCGGATTTCTGGTCGGTGGCCCCGGGAGCCACGGTATTCACGGCCCTGGAACTCATGGCCGAAAAGAATATCGGCGCCGTGCTGGTCATGGAGGGGGACCGCTTGACCGGGATCTTTTCCGAGCGGGACTATGCCCGCAAGGTCGCGCTGGCCGGCCGCTCCTCGAAGGACCTTACTGTGCAGCAGATCATGACTCCCAAAGTCGTCTGCGTCAGGCCCGAGCAGAGCATCGAAGAGTGCATGGCCCTCATGTCCGACAAGCACATCCGCCATCTGCCGGTCATCGAAGGAGACCAGGTCGTGGGGGTCATCTCGGTCGGGGACGTGGTGAAGAGCGTGATTTCCGAACAGGGCTTCATCATCACCCAGCTGGAGCACTACATCACCGGGTCGCACTGA